A stretch of Mastomys coucha isolate ucsf_1 unplaced genomic scaffold, UCSF_Mcou_1 pScaffold1, whole genome shotgun sequence DNA encodes these proteins:
- the F13b gene encoding coagulation factor XIII B chain isoform X1 — MSIDKKLSFFCLAGYATESGKQEEQMRCTAEGWSPKPRCYKKCLKPDLRNGYISDGKVLYRLQESMRYGCTSGYKTTGGKDEEVVQCLSEGWSSQPSCRKEQETCLAPELDHGNYSTVQRTFKVKDRVQYTCVAGYYTAAGEQTEEAECQAHGWSLTPRCHKLMCSSLRLIENGYFHPVKQTYEEGDVVQFFCHDNYYLSGSDLIQCYNFGWYPESPICEGRRNRCPPPPVPLNSKIQPHSTTYRDGERVHIECELNFVIQGSEELLCEDGKWTEPPKCIEEKEKAACEQPPSVENGMAQPHSEIYYSGDKVTYRCGRGYSLRGSSTITCNRGRWTLPPECVENIENCKPPPDIANGVVVDGLLASYTTGSSVEYRCNEYYLLKGSETSRCEQGAWSSPPVCLEPCTIDVDHMNRNNIQLKWKYEGKILHGDLIDFVCKQGYNLSPSTPLSEVSVQCNRGDVRYPVCVRRESKGMCASPPVIRNGGVVSSAASIYENGSSVEYQCFENHFLQGSRDAYCVDGAWTTPPSCLEPCRLSFVEMDENYLQLKWNFDNRPLILHGEYIEFMCKRDAYITETSIAGSELRVQCDRGRLKYPKCSPRDRSLSFQEALQT; from the exons ATGAGCATAGACAAAAAACTATCATTCTTCTGTTTGGCTGGCTATGCAACTGAAAGTGGGAAGCAAGAAGAACAAATGAGGTGTACAGCAGAAGGCTGGTCTCCAAAACCAAGGTGCTACA AAAAATGTCTGAAGCCTGACCTAAGGAATGGCTACATCTCTGATGGCAAAGTACTGTACAGACTTCAAGAAAGTATGCGCTACGGTTGCACTTCAGGATACAAAACCACTGGGGGAAAGGATGAAGAGGTGGTCCAGTGTCTTTCTGAAGGGTGGTCTTCTCAACCGTCCTGCAGGAAAGAACAAG AGACATGTTTGGCCCCTGAGTTGGATCATGGAAATTACTCCACGGTGCAGAGAACATTCAAAGTGAAGGACAGAGTGCAGTATACATGCGTAGCAGGCTACTACACTGCTGCAGGGGAGCAGACTGAGGAAGCAGAGTGCCAGGCTCACGGCTGGTCCCTCACGCCGCGGTGCCACA aATTAATGTGCTCTTCTTTGAGATTAATAGAAAATGGCTATTTTCATCCTGTAAAGCAAACCTATGAAGAAggagatgtagttcagttttTCTGTCATGACAATTATTATCTAAGTGGATCTGATTTAATTCAGTGCTATAACTTTGGCTGGTATCCAGAATCTCCCATATGTGAAg GAAGAAGAAATCGATGCCCTCCTCCACCCGTGCCTCTAAATTCTAAAATTCAACCACATTCAACAACTTACCGTGATGGAGAAAGAGTACATATAGAATGTGAGCTTAACTTTGTGATTCAGGGTTCAGAAGAACTACTCTGCGAAGATGGGAAGTGGACAGAACCTCCAAAATGTATTG aagagaaggagaaggcagcCTGTGAGCAGCCGCCCTCTGTTGAGAATGGCATGGCACAACCACACTCCGAGATTTACTACAGTGGGGATAAAGTGACGTACAGGTGTGGACGGGGCTACAGTCTCCGAGGATCAAGTACGATAACTTGTAATCGTGGCCGATGGACATTGCCCCCTGAGTGTGTTG aaaatattgaGAATTGTAAGCCTCCTCCTGACATAGCAAACGGTGTGGTTGTTGATGGGTTACTGGCAAGTTACACAACAGGATCTTCAGTGGAGTACAGATGCAATGAGTATTACTTATTGAAGGGATCGGAAACATCTCGCTGTGAACAAGGAGCGTGGTCATCTCCACCAGTCTGCTTGG agccATGCACTATTGATGTGGATCACATGAACAGGAATAACATACAGTTGAAGTGGAAATATGAGGGCAAGATTTTACATGGAGACCTAATAGATTTTGTGTGTAAACAGGGATATAATTTGTCACCATCGACCCCACTGTCTGAGGTATCCGTGCAGTGCAATAGAGGCGATGTGAGATACCCCGTGTGTGTTAGAAGAG AATCTAAAGGGATGTGTGCATCTCCTCCAGTGATAAGGAATGGAGGTGTCGTCAGTTCAGCAGCCAGCATCTATGAGAATGGCTCCTCAGTAGAATACCAGTGTTTTGAAAATCATTTCCTACAAGGATCTCGGGATGCCTATTGTGTAGACGGAGCATGGACTACACCACCATCGTGTCTAG AGCCTTGCAGATTATCATTTGTTGAAATGGATGAGAATTATTTACAACTGAAATGGAATTTTGACAACAGACCGCTCATTCTCCATGGCGAGTATATTGAATTTATGTGTAAGAGAGATGCATATATAACTGAGACATCTATTGCTGGGTCTGAACTTCGAGTGCAGTGTGACAGGGGAAGGCTGAAATACCCTAAGTGTTCTCCAAGAGATAG GAGTCTGTCTTTTCAGGAAGCATTGCAAACCTGA
- the F13b gene encoding coagulation factor XIII B chain isoform X2 — protein MRYGCTSGYKTTGGKDEEVVQCLSEGWSSQPSCRKEQETCLAPELDHGNYSTVQRTFKVKDRVQYTCVAGYYTAAGEQTEEAECQAHGWSLTPRCHKLMCSSLRLIENGYFHPVKQTYEEGDVVQFFCHDNYYLSGSDLIQCYNFGWYPESPICEGRRNRCPPPPVPLNSKIQPHSTTYRDGERVHIECELNFVIQGSEELLCEDGKWTEPPKCIEEKEKAACEQPPSVENGMAQPHSEIYYSGDKVTYRCGRGYSLRGSSTITCNRGRWTLPPECVENIENCKPPPDIANGVVVDGLLASYTTGSSVEYRCNEYYLLKGSETSRCEQGAWSSPPVCLEPCTIDVDHMNRNNIQLKWKYEGKILHGDLIDFVCKQGYNLSPSTPLSEVSVQCNRGDVRYPVCVRRESKGMCASPPVIRNGGVVSSAASIYENGSSVEYQCFENHFLQGSRDAYCVDGAWTTPPSCLEPCRLSFVEMDENYLQLKWNFDNRPLILHGEYIEFMCKRDAYITETSIAGSELRVQCDRGRLKYPKCSPRDRSLSFQEALQT, from the exons ATGCGCTACGGTTGCACTTCAGGATACAAAACCACTGGGGGAAAGGATGAAGAGGTGGTCCAGTGTCTTTCTGAAGGGTGGTCTTCTCAACCGTCCTGCAGGAAAGAACAAG AGACATGTTTGGCCCCTGAGTTGGATCATGGAAATTACTCCACGGTGCAGAGAACATTCAAAGTGAAGGACAGAGTGCAGTATACATGCGTAGCAGGCTACTACACTGCTGCAGGGGAGCAGACTGAGGAAGCAGAGTGCCAGGCTCACGGCTGGTCCCTCACGCCGCGGTGCCACA aATTAATGTGCTCTTCTTTGAGATTAATAGAAAATGGCTATTTTCATCCTGTAAAGCAAACCTATGAAGAAggagatgtagttcagttttTCTGTCATGACAATTATTATCTAAGTGGATCTGATTTAATTCAGTGCTATAACTTTGGCTGGTATCCAGAATCTCCCATATGTGAAg GAAGAAGAAATCGATGCCCTCCTCCACCCGTGCCTCTAAATTCTAAAATTCAACCACATTCAACAACTTACCGTGATGGAGAAAGAGTACATATAGAATGTGAGCTTAACTTTGTGATTCAGGGTTCAGAAGAACTACTCTGCGAAGATGGGAAGTGGACAGAACCTCCAAAATGTATTG aagagaaggagaaggcagcCTGTGAGCAGCCGCCCTCTGTTGAGAATGGCATGGCACAACCACACTCCGAGATTTACTACAGTGGGGATAAAGTGACGTACAGGTGTGGACGGGGCTACAGTCTCCGAGGATCAAGTACGATAACTTGTAATCGTGGCCGATGGACATTGCCCCCTGAGTGTGTTG aaaatattgaGAATTGTAAGCCTCCTCCTGACATAGCAAACGGTGTGGTTGTTGATGGGTTACTGGCAAGTTACACAACAGGATCTTCAGTGGAGTACAGATGCAATGAGTATTACTTATTGAAGGGATCGGAAACATCTCGCTGTGAACAAGGAGCGTGGTCATCTCCACCAGTCTGCTTGG agccATGCACTATTGATGTGGATCACATGAACAGGAATAACATACAGTTGAAGTGGAAATATGAGGGCAAGATTTTACATGGAGACCTAATAGATTTTGTGTGTAAACAGGGATATAATTTGTCACCATCGACCCCACTGTCTGAGGTATCCGTGCAGTGCAATAGAGGCGATGTGAGATACCCCGTGTGTGTTAGAAGAG AATCTAAAGGGATGTGTGCATCTCCTCCAGTGATAAGGAATGGAGGTGTCGTCAGTTCAGCAGCCAGCATCTATGAGAATGGCTCCTCAGTAGAATACCAGTGTTTTGAAAATCATTTCCTACAAGGATCTCGGGATGCCTATTGTGTAGACGGAGCATGGACTACACCACCATCGTGTCTAG AGCCTTGCAGATTATCATTTGTTGAAATGGATGAGAATTATTTACAACTGAAATGGAATTTTGACAACAGACCGCTCATTCTCCATGGCGAGTATATTGAATTTATGTGTAAGAGAGATGCATATATAACTGAGACATCTATTGCTGGGTCTGAACTTCGAGTGCAGTGTGACAGGGGAAGGCTGAAATACCCTAAGTGTTCTCCAAGAGATAG GAGTCTGTCTTTTCAGGAAGCATTGCAAACCTGA